In a genomic window of Streptomyces sp. SJL17-4:
- a CDS encoding ABC transporter substrate-binding protein, whose product MLKSSQRRIAAGALLAAATMVVTTACGGGSGDSGDKSKGGAPGFNAGVNKVANASDKKGGELKFIGSQEADSWDPQRGYYGFVWDFARYYTRQLVTFKAEPGAASTELVPDLATDAGKVSADGLTYTFTLKDGVTWEDGKPITSKDIKYGIERIWAQDVISGGPIYLQQVLDPKGEYKGPYEDTSEDKLGLKAIETPDDKTIIFKLPVANGDFLQMLAMPAASPVRQDKDTKAKYGLKPFSSGPYKWQSYTPNKSIKLVRNDKWDAKTDTVRKALPDSVSVTFTTNADDMDNRLVEGEYDLDINATGVGAAARQKVLQQHKGNVDNPQTGFIRYAVFPQTVTPNIECRKAMIYAADSKSLQTARGGPQAGGDIASNMLPPAIKGADPKADPFGKLAGAPDIAKAKEALKKCGKPNGFKTTIAVRNNKKIEIATAESLQNSLKAVGIDAQIDLFDGAQTSGIIGSPKVVKDKGYGIIIMGWGADFPTGQGFLQPLVDGRFILQSGNNNFSELNDKAINGLFDAALKETDPAKAGELYKQINTKVSEAAVYLPFTHEKNIIWRSSRLTNVYTADAYNGRYDYASLGVVK is encoded by the coding sequence ATGCTGAAGAGCTCTCAGCGCAGAATCGCCGCGGGCGCGCTGCTCGCGGCGGCCACGATGGTCGTCACCACCGCCTGCGGTGGCGGCAGCGGCGACAGCGGCGACAAGAGCAAGGGCGGTGCGCCCGGCTTCAACGCCGGTGTGAACAAGGTCGCCAACGCCTCCGACAAGAAGGGCGGCGAGCTGAAGTTCATCGGCTCGCAGGAGGCCGACTCGTGGGACCCCCAGCGCGGCTACTACGGCTTCGTGTGGGACTTCGCGCGCTACTACACGCGCCAGCTGGTCACCTTCAAGGCCGAGCCGGGCGCCGCCTCCACCGAGCTCGTCCCGGACCTCGCCACCGACGCCGGCAAGGTCTCGGCCGACGGCCTCACCTACACCTTCACGCTGAAGGACGGGGTGACCTGGGAGGACGGCAAGCCGATCACCTCCAAGGACATCAAGTACGGCATCGAGCGCATCTGGGCCCAGGACGTCATCTCCGGTGGCCCGATCTACCTCCAGCAGGTCCTCGACCCCAAGGGCGAGTACAAGGGTCCCTACGAGGACACCTCCGAGGACAAGCTCGGCCTGAAGGCGATCGAGACCCCGGACGACAAGACCATCATCTTCAAGCTGCCGGTCGCCAACGGTGACTTCCTGCAGATGCTGGCCATGCCCGCCGCCTCCCCGGTCCGCCAGGACAAGGACACCAAGGCCAAGTACGGCCTGAAGCCCTTCTCCTCCGGCCCGTACAAGTGGCAGTCGTACACCCCAAACAAGTCCATCAAGCTCGTCCGCAACGACAAGTGGGACGCCAAGACGGACACCGTCCGCAAGGCCCTGCCGGACAGCGTCAGCGTCACGTTCACCACGAACGCCGACGACATGGACAACCGTCTCGTCGAGGGCGAGTACGACCTCGACATCAACGCGACCGGTGTCGGCGCCGCCGCCCGCCAGAAGGTGCTCCAGCAGCACAAGGGCAACGTCGACAACCCGCAGACGGGCTTCATCCGCTACGCGGTCTTCCCGCAGACGGTCACGCCCAACATCGAGTGCCGCAAGGCCATGATCTACGCGGCCGACTCCAAGTCGCTGCAGACCGCCCGTGGTGGCCCGCAGGCCGGTGGCGACATCGCCTCCAACATGCTGCCGCCGGCGATCAAGGGTGCCGACCCGAAGGCCGACCCGTTCGGCAAGCTGGCCGGCGCGCCGGACATCGCCAAGGCGAAGGAGGCCCTGAAGAAGTGCGGTAAGCCGAACGGCTTCAAGACCACCATCGCGGTCCGCAACAACAAGAAGATCGAGATCGCGACCGCCGAGTCGCTCCAGAACTCGCTGAAGGCCGTCGGCATCGACGCCCAGATCGACCTGTTCGACGGCGCCCAGACCTCCGGCATCATCGGTTCGCCGAAGGTCGTCAAGGACAAGGGCTACGGCATCATCATCATGGGCTGGGGCGCCGACTTCCCGACCGGACAGGGCTTCCTCCAGCCGCTCGTCGACGGCCGCTTCATCCTCCAGAGCGGTAACAACAACTTCTCGGAGCTGAACGACAAGGCCATCAACGGCCTGTTCGACGCCGCGCTGAAGGAGACCGACCCGGCGAAGGCCGGCGAGCTCTACAAGCAGATCAACACGAAGGTGTCGGAGGCCGCGGTCTACCTGCCCTTCACCCACGAGAAGAACATCATCTGGCGCAGCTCCCGGCTGACCAACGTCTACACGGCGGACGCCTACAACGGCCGCTACGACTACGCGTCGCTCGGCGTCGTCAAGTAA
- a CDS encoding ABC transporter permease has translation MTAPLHEKSAGEATATVDGAPDAPGTPGAGASGKAIEGRSPWQIAWTRLKRDKLALAGAFVVVFLVLVAIFAPVIVGLLGHPPDEFHEDQIDPLFGTPIGSWGGVSSDFLFGVEPVNGRDVFSRIVYGARISLLVAFLAAVFAVVLGTILGIIAGYFGGWIDAALSRVMDVMLAFPQLLFTIALVSVLPNELLGLDGSGVRIAALVVVIGFFGWPYVGRIVRGQTLSLRNREYVEAAQSLGAGRLYILRRELLPNLIAPITVYATLMIPTNILTEAALSFLGAGVKPPTASWGQMLSTAITTYEADPLFMVIPGLAIFITVLAFNLFGDGVRDALDPKGSR, from the coding sequence ATGACGGCACCACTGCACGAGAAGAGTGCGGGCGAGGCGACCGCCACCGTCGATGGCGCGCCCGACGCCCCCGGCACTCCCGGCGCCGGCGCCTCCGGCAAGGCGATCGAGGGCCGTTCGCCCTGGCAGATCGCCTGGACCCGCCTCAAGCGCGACAAACTGGCCCTCGCGGGCGCCTTCGTCGTCGTCTTCCTTGTCCTCGTCGCGATCTTCGCGCCGGTCATCGTGGGCCTCCTGGGCCACCCGCCGGACGAGTTCCACGAGGACCAGATCGACCCGCTGTTCGGCACCCCGATCGGCTCCTGGGGCGGTGTCAGCTCCGACTTCCTCTTCGGAGTCGAGCCCGTCAACGGCCGCGACGTCTTCAGCCGCATCGTCTACGGCGCCCGGATCTCGCTGCTCGTCGCCTTCCTCGCGGCGGTCTTCGCCGTCGTCCTCGGCACGATCCTCGGCATCATCGCCGGCTACTTCGGCGGCTGGATCGACGCGGCCCTCAGCCGGGTCATGGACGTGATGCTGGCCTTCCCGCAGCTGCTCTTCACGATCGCCCTGGTCTCCGTCCTGCCGAACGAACTCCTCGGCCTCGACGGCTCCGGCGTCCGCATCGCCGCCCTGGTCGTCGTCATCGGCTTCTTCGGCTGGCCGTACGTGGGCCGCATCGTCCGCGGCCAGACCCTCTCGCTGCGCAACCGCGAGTACGTGGAGGCCGCCCAGAGCCTCGGCGCCGGCCGCCTGTACATCCTGCGCCGCGAGCTGCTGCCGAACCTGATCGCTCCGATCACGGTCTACGCGACCCTCATGATCCCCACCAACATCCTCACCGAAGCGGCGCTCAGCTTCCTCGGCGCGGGTGTGAAGCCGCCCACGGCCTCCTGGGGACAGATGCTGTCGACGGCCATCACCACCTACGAGGCGGACCCGCTGTTCATGGTGATCCCCGGCCTCGCGATCTTCATCACCGTTCTGGCGTTCAACCTCTTCGGCGACGGCGTGCGTGACGCGCTCGACCCGAAGGGCTCCCGCTGA
- a CDS encoding dipeptide ABC transporter ATP-binding protein, protein MEPLLKVTGLKKHFPIRKGLLQRQTGAVKAVDGIDFEVLPGETLGVVGESGCGKSTMGRLITRLLEPTGGTVEFQGKDISHLGVSGMRPFRRDIQMIFQDPYGSLNPRHTVGTIVSAPFKLQGVEPEGGVKKEVQRLLGLVGLNPEHYNRYPHEFSGGQRQRIGIARALALKPKLVVADEPVSALDVSIQAQVVNLLDDLQQELGLTYVIIAHDLSVIRHVSDRIAVMYLGKIVELADRKSLYENPMHPYTRALMSAVPIPDPRRRGAKSDRILLTGDVPSPMAPPPGCRFNTRCWKATDVCRTQEPPLVELRPGQRVACHHPENTDALTIPGARESVELTSPSEPAKTEQEAEPKTEAPDHPATAEDDAPKA, encoded by the coding sequence ATGGAACCCCTCCTCAAGGTCACCGGCCTGAAGAAGCACTTCCCCATCAGGAAGGGGCTTCTCCAGCGCCAGACCGGCGCGGTCAAGGCGGTCGACGGGATCGACTTCGAGGTCCTGCCCGGTGAGACGCTCGGCGTCGTCGGCGAGTCCGGCTGCGGCAAGTCCACGATGGGCCGCCTGATCACCCGCCTCCTCGAACCGACCGGCGGCACGGTCGAATTCCAGGGCAAGGACATCTCGCACCTCGGCGTCTCGGGCATGCGCCCGTTCCGCCGGGACATCCAGATGATCTTCCAGGACCCGTACGGCTCGCTGAACCCGCGCCACACGGTCGGCACGATCGTCTCGGCCCCCTTCAAGCTCCAGGGCGTGGAGCCCGAGGGCGGCGTGAAGAAGGAGGTCCAGCGCCTGCTCGGCCTGGTCGGCCTCAACCCGGAGCACTACAACCGCTACCCGCACGAGTTCTCCGGCGGCCAGCGCCAGCGCATCGGCATCGCCCGCGCGCTGGCCCTGAAGCCGAAGCTCGTGGTGGCGGACGAGCCGGTCTCGGCCCTGGACGTCTCCATCCAGGCCCAGGTGGTCAACCTCCTGGACGACCTCCAGCAGGAGCTCGGCCTCACGTACGTGATCATCGCCCACGACCTCTCGGTCATCCGGCACGTCTCGGACCGCATCGCGGTGATGTACCTCGGCAAGATCGTGGAACTCGCGGACCGCAAGTCCCTGTACGAGAACCCGATGCACCCGTACACCCGCGCCCTCATGTCGGCGGTCCCGATCCCGGACCCCCGCCGCCGGGGCGCGAAGAGCGACCGCATCCTCCTGACCGGCGACGTCCCGTCCCCGATGGCCCCGCCGCCGGGCTGCCGCTTCAACACCCGCTGCTGGAAGGCCACGGACGTCTGCCGCACGCAGGAACCCCCCCTGGTCGAACTCCGCCCGGGCCAGCGAGTGGCCTGCCACCACCCGGAGAACACGGACGCGCTGACGATCCCGGGGGCGAGGGAGTCGGTGGAGCTCACGAGTCCCTCGGAGCCGGCGAAGACCGAGCAGGAGGCGGAGCCGAAGACGGAGGCGCCGGACCACCCGGCCACCGCCGAGGACGACGCACCGAAGGCGTGA
- a CDS encoding AAA family ATPase: protein MRFQHTGAYAPSTGIPSQRARARTRGRGRLLRDLRERGGRGPRALTFAAGDLVVVSGLPGSGKSTLMRRAAEGAGIDSQDTRERWEARMPRLLPYAVYRPLVRIAHYAGLRRALRSGAGVIVHDCGTQSWVRGWLAREARRRGRALHLVLLDVEPGTAREGQRARGRGVSSYAFARHRRAVSRLVAAAESGRLPHGCASATLLDRDAADILRKIGFREAA from the coding sequence ATGAGGTTCCAGCACACCGGCGCGTACGCGCCGAGTACCGGCATACCGTCCCAGCGAGCCCGCGCCCGGACCCGCGGCCGCGGGCGGCTCCTGCGCGACCTGCGCGAGCGCGGTGGCCGCGGCCCCCGCGCCCTCACCTTCGCCGCCGGCGACCTGGTGGTCGTCTCCGGGCTGCCCGGCAGCGGCAAGTCCACCCTCATGCGCCGCGCCGCCGAAGGCGCCGGCATCGACTCGCAGGACACCCGGGAGCGCTGGGAGGCCCGGATGCCCCGCCTCCTGCCGTACGCCGTCTACCGCCCGCTGGTCCGGATCGCGCACTACGCGGGCCTGCGCCGCGCCCTGCGCTCCGGCGCCGGAGTGATCGTCCACGACTGCGGTACCCAGTCCTGGGTGCGGGGCTGGCTCGCCCGGGAGGCCCGCCGCCGCGGCCGGGCCCTGCACCTGGTCCTCCTCGACGTCGAACCCGGCACCGCCCGCGAGGGCCAGCGCGCCCGGGGCCGGGGCGTCTCCTCGTACGCCTTCGCCCGGCACCGGCGGGCCGTCTCCCGGCTCGTCGCGGCGGCGGAGTCCGGCCGGCTGCCGCACGGCTGCGCCTCCGCGACCCTGCTCGACCGGGACGCGGCGGACATCCTGCGGAAGATCGGCTTCCGGGAGGCGGCCTGA
- a CDS encoding ABC transporter ATP-binding protein: MTDKLTKTGAALGEPVASSKDAPSDAFLDVRDLKIHFPTDDGLVKSVDGLSFQLEKGKTLGIVGESGSGKSVTSLGIMGLHTVGQYGRQKARISGEIWLNGRELLSADPDEVRRMRGRDMAMIFQDPLSAMHPYYTVGNQIVEAYRVHHDVDKKTARKRAVELLDRVGIPEPAKRFDNYPHEFSGGMRQRAMIAMALVNNPALLIADEPTTALDVTVQAQILDLMRDLQKEFGSAVVIITHDLGVVAELADDILVMYGGRCVERGPAESVFYEPQHPYTWGLLGSMPRIDRDQTERLIPVKGNPPSLINIPSGCAFNPRCPYADVPKGGVTRTQRPELAPAGDRHFSACHMPQEERTRIWTEEIAPKL, encoded by the coding sequence ATGACGGACAAGCTGACGAAGACGGGCGCGGCGCTCGGAGAGCCCGTCGCGTCCTCGAAGGACGCCCCGTCGGACGCCTTCCTCGACGTACGCGACCTGAAGATCCACTTCCCGACCGACGACGGCCTGGTCAAGTCGGTCGACGGACTCAGCTTCCAGCTGGAGAAGGGCAAGACCCTCGGCATCGTGGGCGAGTCCGGCTCCGGCAAGTCGGTCACGTCGCTCGGCATCATGGGCCTGCACACGGTCGGCCAGTACGGCCGTCAGAAGGCGAGGATCTCCGGCGAGATCTGGCTGAACGGGCGCGAGCTGCTCTCGGCCGACCCGGACGAGGTCCGCAGGATGCGCGGCCGCGACATGGCGATGATCTTCCAGGACCCGCTGTCCGCGATGCACCCGTACTACACGGTCGGCAACCAGATCGTGGAGGCGTACCGCGTCCACCACGACGTCGACAAGAAGACGGCGCGCAAGCGGGCCGTCGAACTCCTCGACCGGGTCGGCATCCCCGAGCCGGCCAAGCGGTTCGACAACTACCCGCACGAGTTCTCCGGCGGTATGCGCCAGCGCGCGATGATCGCCATGGCGCTCGTCAACAACCCCGCGCTGCTCATCGCCGACGAGCCGACGACCGCGCTCGACGTCACGGTCCAGGCCCAGATCCTGGACCTGATGCGGGACCTCCAGAAGGAGTTCGGCTCCGCGGTCGTCATCATCACCCACGACCTCGGCGTCGTCGCCGAGCTCGCCGACGACATCCTCGTGATGTACGGCGGGCGCTGCGTCGAGCGCGGACCGGCCGAGTCCGTCTTCTACGAGCCGCAGCACCCCTACACCTGGGGCCTGCTCGGTTCGATGCCGAGGATCGACCGCGACCAGACCGAGCGGCTCATCCCGGTCAAGGGCAACCCGCCCAGCCTCATCAACATCCCGAGCGGCTGCGCCTTCAACCCCCGCTGCCCGTACGCGGACGTCCCCAAGGGCGGCGTCACGCGCACCCAGCGGCCGGAGCTGGCGCCGGCCGGGGACCGCCACTTCTCGGCCTGCCACATGCCGCAGGAGGAGCGGACCCGTATCTGGACCGAAGAGATTGCGCCGAAACTGTGA
- a CDS encoding trimeric intracellular cation channel family protein, giving the protein MLHDLFTPSVQHALDLVGIFVFAISGALLAVRKNFDVFGIAVLAEVTALGGGLFRDLIIGALPPAAFTDLGYFLMPLIAAGLVFFLHPEVERTQTAVNVFDAAGLGLFCVTGTTKAYDYGLGLTSSAALGLATAVGGGVLRDVLANEVPSLLRWDRDLYAVPAIVGSAMVVLCIRFDMLNAWTSGAAVLTAFVLRLLAMRYHWRAPRAWNRRSSAREEPEKATAQ; this is encoded by the coding sequence GTGCTCCACGACCTGTTCACCCCCTCCGTCCAACACGCCCTCGACCTCGTCGGCATCTTCGTCTTCGCCATCTCCGGCGCCCTCCTCGCCGTCCGCAAGAACTTCGACGTCTTCGGCATCGCCGTCCTCGCCGAGGTCACCGCCCTCGGCGGCGGTCTCTTCCGCGACCTGATCATCGGCGCCCTGCCGCCCGCCGCCTTCACCGATCTCGGCTACTTCCTCATGCCCCTGATCGCCGCGGGCCTCGTCTTCTTCCTCCACCCGGAGGTCGAGCGCACCCAGACCGCCGTCAACGTCTTCGACGCCGCCGGCCTGGGCCTCTTCTGCGTGACCGGTACGACGAAGGCGTACGACTACGGCCTCGGCCTCACCTCCTCCGCCGCGCTGGGTCTCGCGACGGCCGTCGGCGGCGGCGTCCTGCGCGACGTGCTCGCCAACGAGGTGCCGTCGCTGCTGCGCTGGGACCGGGACCTGTACGCCGTCCCCGCGATCGTCGGCTCGGCGATGGTCGTGCTCTGCATTCGCTTCGACATGCTCAACGCCTGGACCAGCGGCGCCGCCGTCCTCACCGCCTTCGTGCTCCGCCTGCTCGCGATGCGCTACCACTGGCGCGCGCCCCGCGCCTGGAACCGGCGGTCCTCCGCACGCGAGGAGCCGGAAAAAGCTACCGCTCAGTAG
- a CDS encoding enhanced serine sensitivity protein SseB, translated as MDVTWPGNELEEVLAASLGNPSAGARLVEVLGRSPVWVPLPNGGGPDSPNLDLATMEIDGAAYVPVFSSEEQFLACVGSHMSFTVAPARDFARGLPPQLGIAVNPGGVVGVPLPPPAVAELCRVGRTPLDGPATGGRVRLFEPDWQDDPVDFLAAASAEFEATGVVTTARRALASVEGTEPALFVGVQLAAWDGVDRNAPLDALGRALGRVECAWPVNLILLDMAQDPVGDWMLERVRPFYQRAAV; from the coding sequence GTGGACGTGACGTGGCCGGGCAACGAGCTCGAAGAGGTCCTTGCCGCCTCACTCGGCAACCCCTCGGCGGGCGCCCGCCTGGTCGAGGTCCTCGGCCGCAGCCCGGTCTGGGTGCCCCTGCCCAACGGCGGCGGACCCGACAGCCCGAACCTGGACCTCGCCACCATGGAGATCGACGGCGCGGCGTACGTCCCCGTCTTCAGCTCCGAGGAGCAGTTCCTCGCCTGTGTCGGCAGCCACATGTCGTTCACCGTCGCCCCGGCCCGTGACTTCGCCCGCGGCCTGCCCCCACAGCTCGGCATCGCCGTGAACCCGGGCGGCGTCGTCGGCGTCCCGCTGCCCCCGCCGGCCGTCGCCGAGCTGTGCCGCGTCGGCCGCACCCCGCTCGACGGGCCCGCCACCGGCGGCCGCGTCCGCCTCTTCGAGCCCGACTGGCAGGACGACCCCGTCGACTTCCTCGCCGCCGCGTCCGCCGAGTTCGAGGCCACCGGCGTCGTCACCACCGCCCGCCGCGCGCTCGCCAGCGTCGAGGGCACCGAACCCGCCCTCTTCGTCGGCGTCCAGCTCGCGGCCTGGGACGGCGTCGACCGCAACGCGCCGCTGGACGCCCTCGGCCGCGCCCTCGGCCGGGTCGAATGCGCCTGGCCGGTCAACCTCATCCTGCTCGACATGGCACAGGACCCGGTCGGCGACTGGATGCTGGAGCGGGTGCGCCCCTTCTACCAGCGCGCCGCCGTGTGA
- a CDS encoding ABC transporter permease: protein MLAYIVRRLFSVVVMLLVVTLVTLSIFFLIPKMTGSDPAAMFVGKQADPASIEAVRQKLGLDEPILVQFWHFVSGIFVGRDYTGGGDTIHCAMPCFGYSFRTEQDVWTMLVDAFPVTLSMVIGAAVLWLILGVSTGVISALKRGTIIDRAAMITALAGVSLPIFFTAMLAMLVFRTQLGWLNASYVPITESVGGWFGGLLLPWVTLAFLYAAMYARLTRATMLEVLGEDYIRTARAKGLPESVVLGKHAMRSTMTPILTIFGMDLGALVGGAILTETAFSLHGLGGLAIKGVSERDLPLILAVTLITAACVVIANLVVDLLYAVIDPRVRLA, encoded by the coding sequence ATGCTTGCATACATAGTCCGGCGACTCTTCTCCGTCGTCGTGATGCTGCTCGTCGTCACTCTGGTGACGCTCAGCATCTTCTTCCTCATCCCCAAGATGACCGGCAGCGACCCTGCCGCGATGTTCGTCGGCAAGCAGGCGGATCCGGCATCCATCGAGGCCGTCCGGCAGAAGCTGGGCCTGGACGAGCCGATCCTGGTGCAGTTCTGGCACTTCGTCTCCGGCATCTTCGTCGGCCGGGACTACACGGGCGGTGGCGACACCATCCACTGCGCGATGCCCTGCTTCGGCTACTCGTTCCGCACCGAGCAGGACGTGTGGACGATGCTGGTCGACGCGTTCCCCGTCACCCTCTCCATGGTCATCGGCGCTGCGGTGCTGTGGCTGATCCTGGGCGTCTCCACGGGCGTGATCTCCGCGCTCAAGCGGGGCACGATCATCGACCGCGCGGCCATGATCACCGCGCTCGCCGGTGTCTCGCTGCCCATCTTCTTCACCGCCATGCTGGCGATGCTGGTCTTCCGTACCCAACTGGGCTGGCTCAACGCCTCGTACGTGCCGATCACCGAATCCGTCGGTGGCTGGTTCGGCGGCCTGCTGCTGCCCTGGGTGACCCTCGCTTTCCTGTACGCGGCGATGTACGCGCGGCTCACCCGCGCCACCATGCTGGAGGTCCTCGGCGAGGACTACATCCGCACCGCACGGGCCAAGGGCCTCCCGGAGTCGGTCGTGCTCGGCAAGCACGCCATGCGCTCCACCATGACCCCCATCCTGACCATCTTCGGCATGGACCTCGGCGCCCTCGTCGGCGGCGCGATCCTGACCGAAACCGCGTTCAGCCTCCACGGCCTCGGCGGACTCGCCATCAAGGGCGTCAGCGAGCGCGACCTGCCGCTGATCCTGGCCGTCACGCTGATCACCGCGGCCTGCGTCGTCATCGCCAACCTCGTCGTGGACCTGCTGTACGCCGTGATCGACCCCCGAGTGAGGCTCGCATGA
- a CDS encoding thioesterase family protein — MSTSTESPVATSEREDERTYEFDRDTAVTLREPGVYDADLSAGWTIIHAVNGGYLLALLGRALGDHLPHPDPFTISAHYLTPSVPGPAVIRTETVRTGRTLSTGQASLFQYAEDGTEVERIRVLASYGDLDTLPDDVRTTATLPAMAAIENCFAASDGPTPAIPGSSAIADRLDLRLDPACVGWAIGAPSGKGEMRAWFGLADGREPDALSLLLTVDALPPTSFELGLKGWTPTVELTTHIRCRPAPGPLRVSITTRNLAGGFLEEDAEVWDSADRLVAQSRQLARAPRA; from the coding sequence ATGAGCACGAGCACCGAGAGCCCCGTCGCGACGAGCGAGCGCGAGGACGAGCGTACGTACGAGTTCGACCGCGACACCGCCGTCACCCTCCGGGAACCCGGTGTCTACGACGCCGACCTCTCGGCCGGCTGGACGATCATCCACGCCGTCAACGGCGGCTACCTCCTCGCTCTGCTCGGCCGCGCCCTCGGCGACCACCTTCCGCACCCCGACCCGTTCACGATCTCGGCGCACTACCTCACGCCGTCCGTGCCGGGCCCCGCGGTGATCAGGACGGAGACCGTCCGCACCGGCCGTACGCTCTCCACCGGCCAGGCCTCCCTCTTCCAGTACGCGGAGGACGGCACCGAGGTCGAGCGCATCAGGGTCCTCGCCTCGTACGGCGACCTCGACACGCTCCCCGACGACGTCCGCACCACCGCGACGCTCCCGGCGATGGCGGCCATCGAGAACTGCTTCGCCGCCTCCGACGGCCCGACCCCGGCGATCCCCGGCTCGTCCGCGATCGCCGACCGGCTCGACCTGCGGCTCGACCCGGCCTGCGTCGGCTGGGCGATCGGCGCGCCGTCGGGGAAGGGCGAGATGCGGGCGTGGTTCGGTCTCGCGGACGGCCGTGAGCCGGACGCGCTGTCCCTGCTCCTGACGGTCGACGCGCTGCCGCCGACCTCCTTCGAGCTGGGCCTGAAGGGCTGGACGCCGACCGTCGAGCTCACCACCCACATCCGCTGCCGCCCGGCCCCGGGCCCGCTGCGGGTCTCCATCACCACCCGCAACCTCGCCGGCGGCTTCCTGGAGGAGGACGCGGAGGTCTGGGACAGCGCCGACCGTCTGGTGGCGCAGTCCCGGCAGCTGGCCCGCGCACCGCGCGCCTGA
- a CDS encoding enhanced serine sensitivity protein SseB C-terminal domain-containing protein, translating to MSASGTAATGQVEHMLRQVAPGRYDAYEQLLHALADGELWMLLWHGSPGSPDAQYGNMEVDGFGYAPCVTSAQELSASGWHRAHELVTGREIARALYPDRWGVWLNPHAPGGGVGIPWADLRRIATGLDRMPAGPLRVTEPALEIPQFYALLTQNAHRTPAVRSLRRGWVQPALGSPYLAIGLDLYDTSAAAVDSVRAMMRQSIGAVPEGLPVSTVALSDAYDPVALWLRANGRPFYDREAHAGRGAAPVPGYGYPPSAPSGY from the coding sequence GTGAGCGCGTCAGGCACCGCTGCGACCGGACAGGTCGAGCACATGCTGCGCCAGGTGGCACCCGGACGCTACGACGCGTACGAGCAGCTGCTGCACGCCCTCGCCGACGGCGAGCTCTGGATGCTGCTCTGGCACGGCTCGCCCGGCTCGCCCGACGCCCAGTACGGAAACATGGAGGTCGACGGCTTCGGCTACGCGCCCTGCGTCACCTCCGCCCAGGAACTCTCCGCCTCCGGCTGGCACCGCGCCCACGAGCTCGTCACCGGCCGGGAGATCGCCCGCGCCCTCTACCCCGACCGCTGGGGCGTCTGGCTCAATCCGCACGCCCCCGGCGGTGGCGTCGGCATCCCCTGGGCCGATCTGCGCCGGATCGCCACCGGCCTCGACCGGATGCCCGCCGGACCGCTCCGGGTCACCGAGCCCGCCCTGGAGATCCCGCAGTTCTACGCCCTGCTCACGCAGAACGCGCACCGCACCCCGGCCGTCCGGTCGCTGCGCCGCGGCTGGGTGCAGCCCGCGCTCGGCTCCCCGTACCTCGCCATCGGTCTCGACCTGTACGACACCTCGGCGGCGGCCGTCGACTCGGTACGGGCGATGATGCGCCAGTCCATCGGTGCCGTACCCGAGGGGCTGCCCGTCTCGACGGTCGCCCTCTCCGACGCGTACGACCCGGTGGCCCTCTGGCTGCGGGCGAACGGCCGCCCGTTCTACGACCGCGAGGCGCACGCCGGACGCGGCGCGGCGCCCGTGCCGGGCTACGGATACCCGCCGTCGGCGCCGTCCGGATACTGA